GAATATAACCATTAACAACATTTCATCCATACGACCTGAGGATCAATGGTAACTGCTGAATAATCCAACTCACCGCTAAAGCCGATTTTCTCAAAGAAGACGacattatgtatacttttacgAGCTTGTAAATTATCATATCAGATGGTATCTTCAACTCGTGCGAGCCAACCAGCCAGGGATGGCCTGAGATATAAGACAAGTTGTACACATATAAGTTTTAAAGCAGAACAATATGAATACTATTATCGAAATAGAAGTATCAAGTTGGTTATATAAAGACTTACACAAAGCCTGTGCAGCAGTTAGTCTCTTACGGTAATCTTTGTTTAACAAACGTTTCACAAAATCTACACCGTCAGGTGAAAGAGATGGCCAAGGAGCTTCTTCAAAATTGGGTTCTGATTTAAGAACAGCTCGGAAGATTCCAGATTCAGAACGGGCCCAAAAGGGACGGCTACCACAGAGAAGTATGTAAGCAATCACTCCAATACTCCACATATCTGCCTCGGTTCCATATGTACGGTGTAAAACTTCAGGGGCCACGTAATAAGCACTTCCGACAATGTCATTCAACCTCTCATCTGCAGAAAGTGTAAAACAATCAGCTTTCCATCTACTATTGCGACAAGCTTCAGTAAGGAGGATCCTTACAAATCTCTTACCTGGCCGGACATAGTCGGAGAGACCAAAATCAATGGCTTTCAGAGGAGAAGACTCATCCTTTGTAGCGAAGAGAAAATtctgtaaatgaaaaaaaaacgaataaagTAAAGATTAGTTAAGTATgagagaaaaatatgaaaaccaaaacaaaacggTTAAGGATATATTAACCTCGGGTTTGAGGTCACGGTGAACCACGCCTTGAAGATGACAGTAAGCTACTACACTAAGAATCTGAACCATTACTTTTTTAGCATCTTCCTCTGAGTATTTGCCTCCCCTGATAAgtccaaagaaagaaaactcaaCCAGTCAGAGCATGATACAATAGAGACGAGATAGAATTATGTGTGATGCAGCAGTTACCTTTGAAGTATTTTGTCCAAGAGTTCACCGCCTTGGCATAATCTAACCACAGAGACAAAGAAAATCGATTAACTACTTTCATCTCAATCATTCAATTGAAAATGATTCTGCAAAAGCACGgaacataagaaaacaataaagcAACTTTACTTACTCCATAACAATGTAaacattttcatcatcttcaaaagcATCATAGAACTGGATTAGGTTTTTGTGACCAGTCAAAGCCCGCAATATCTTCACTTCTCTTCTAACATCCTCGATTGCAATTGCCGTTGTCATCTACAGAAAATAGCATCCACAATATTAGAGAACACAaacaattaattataattgtattCAGATCAAACAGTAAATCAAGAGAAGAGCACAGGGAGACAATTGGTTTATTAGCATCACTCAAGAAACTCTGTTCTTTTTATTCACGCTCTGACAAAGTACATGATTATATCAATCTCGCACATTCAAAATCCaaccaacaaataaacaattcaGATGTTACACTTCTACAGTGCATAAATGCAAACAACTTATAAATTCCAATGGTGGTTGATGAAGCTACTCAGCAGCTCACAGGTCTTAccaataagaacaatgtaaataTGAACCTAGCTACTGAGCTAATACAACACAGTTCAACTTCACATAATTCAAACACCAACCAAACAAAGTGTGTCTGACAACatctgagaaaaaaatattagccAAAAATCCCAAATAAATTGCACAAGTCACCGTTCCAGCTAAGCCTAAGAACTACATATGGCAAATAACATGTGGAACCTACGgcatgatcatatatatatcctaagAGCTTCAAAGGGACCAAAAGCAAAGTAGAGAGAGATAACCTTTGATTTGGGAATAACTTTGACAGCCACATCTTGACCTTTCAAGCTACCTTTTTTCCCCTTAGCAGAGCAAGTATACCCAAAATGCCCTCGACCCACCTCACCGTCAATCTCATAGTGTGAAGCAAACTGCTTGGAGAAACCAAATTTCTTGTCAAGGCCAACCTCACACTCACTACCTTCAGGGATCGAAGCTTCATTGGGCTTAACGGAACCGTGACGACGCGCGAGGAGAGCTCGTATGTGCTTAGCTGGTGATGGAGGTGGGAAAGGCCGCTTGAAGAAACGAAGTGGCGTGGAACTCACGCTCGAGGAGGAGGACACAGCAGGTGAGGTTTTGAAGAGACTAGGTAAAGGACTNNNNNNNNNNNNNNNNNNNNNNNNNNNNNNNNNNNNNNNNNNNNNNNNNNNNNNNNNNNNNNNNNNNNNNNNNNNNNNNNNNNNNNNNNNNNNNNNNNNNNNNNNNNNNNNNNNNNNNNNNNNNNNNNNNNNNNNNNNNNNNNNNNNNNNNNNNNNNNNNNNNNNNNNNNNNNNNNNNNNNNNNNNNNNNNNNNNNNNNNNNNNNNNNNNNNNNNNNNNNNNNNNNNNNNNNNNNNNNNNNNNNNNNNNNNNNNNNNNNNNNNNNNNNNNNNNNNNNNNNNNNNNNNNNNNNNNNNNNNNNNNNNNNNNNNNNNNNNNNNNNNNNNNNNNNNNNNNNNNNNNNNNNNNNNNNNNNNNNNNNNNNNNNNNNNNNNNNNNNNNNNNNNNNNNNNNNNNNNNNNNNNNNNNNNNNNNNNNNNNNNNNNNNNNNNNNNNNNNNNNNNNNNNNNNNNNNNNNNNNNNNNNNNNNNNNNNNNNNNNNNNNNNNNNNNNNNNNNNNNNNNNNNNNNNNNNNNNNNNNNNNNNNNNNNNNNNNNNNNNNNNNNNNNNNNNNNNNNNNNNNNNNNNNNNNNNNNNNNNNNNNNNNNNNNNNNNNNNNNNNNNNNNNNNNNNNNNNNNNNNNNNNNNNNNNNNNNNNNNNNNNNNNNNNNNNNNNNNNNNNNNNNNNNNNNNNNNNNNNNNNNNNNNNNNNNNNNNNNNNNNNNNNNNNNNNNNNNNNNNNNNNNNNNNNNNNNNNNNNNNNNNNNNNNNNNNNNNNNNNNNNNNNNNNNNNNNNNNNNNNNNNNNNNNNNNNNNNNNNNNNNNNNNNNNNNNNNNNNNNNNNNNNNNNNNNNNNNNNNNNNNNNNNNNNNNNNNNNNNNNNNNNNNNNNNNNNNNNNNNNNNNNNNNNNNNNNNNNNNNNNNNNNNNNNNNNNNNNNNNNNNNNNNNNNNNNNNNNNNNNNNNNNNNNNNNNNNNNNNNNNNNNNNNNNNNNNNNNNNNNNNNNNNNNNNNNNNNNNNNNNNNNNNNNNNNNNNNNNNNNNNNNNNNNNNNNNNNNNNNNNNNNNNNNNNNNNNNNNNNNNNNNNNNNNNNNNNNNNNNNNNNNNNNNNNNNNNNNNNNNNNNNNNNNNNNNNNNNNNNNNNNNNNNNNNNNNNNNNNNNNNNNNNNNNNNNNNNNNNNNNNNNNNNNNNNNNNNNNNNNNNNNNNNNNNNNNNNNNNNNNNNNNNNNNNNNNNNNNNNNNNNNNNNNNNNNNNNNNNNNNNNNNNNNNNNNNNNNNNNNNNNNNNNNNNNNNNNNNNNNNNNNNNNNNNNNNNNNNNNNNNNNNNNNNNNNNNNNNNNNNNNNNNNNNNNNNNNNNNNNNNNNNNNNNNNNNNNNNNNNNNNNNNNNNNNNNNNNNNNNNNNNNNNNNNNNNNNNNNNNNNNNNNNNNNNNNNNNNNNNNNNNNNNNNNNNNNNNNNNNNNNNNNNNNNNNNNNNNNNNNNNNNNNNNNNNNNNNNNNNNNNNNNNNNNNNNNNNNNNNNNNNNNNNNNNNNNNNNNNNNNNNNNNNNNNNNNNNNNNNNNNNNNNNNNNNNNNNNNNNNNNNNNNNNNNNNNNNNNNNNNNNNNNNNNNNNNNNNNNNNNNNNNNNNNNNNNNNNNNNNNNNNNNNNNNNNNNNNNNNNNNNNNNNNNNNNNNNNNNNNNNNNNNNNNNNNNNNNNNNNNNNNNNNNNNNNNNNNNNNNNNNNNNNNNNNNNNNNNNNNNNNNNNNNNNNNNNNNNNNNNNNNNNNNNNNNNNNNNNNNNNNNNNNNNNNNNNNNNNNNNNNNNNNNNNNNNNNNNNNNNNNNNNNNNNNNNNNNNNNNNNNNNNNNNNNNNNNNNNNNNNNNNNNNNNNNNNNNNNNNNNNNNNNNNNNNNNNNNNNNNNNNNNNNNNNNNNNNNNNNNNNNNNNNNNNNNNNNNNNNNNNNNNNNNNNNNNNNNNNNNNNNNNNNNNNNNNNNNNNNNNNNNNNNNNNNNNNNNNNNNNNNNNNNNNNNNNNNNNNNNNNNNNNNNNNNNNNNNNNNNNNNNNNNNNNNNNNNNNNNNNNNNNNNNNNNNNNNNNNNNNNNNNNNNNNNNNNNNNNNNNNNNNNNNNNNNNNNNNNNNNNNNNNNNNNNNNNNNNNNNNNNNNNNNNNNNNNNNNNNNNNNNNNNNNNNNNNNNNNNNNNNNNNNNNNNNNNNNNNNNNNNNNNNNNNNNNNNNNNNNNNNNNNNNNNNNNNNNNNNNNNNNNNNNNNNNNNNNNNNNNNNNNNNNNNNNNNNNNNNNNNNNNNNNNNNNNNNNNNNNNNNNNNNNNNNNNNNNNNNNNNNNNNNNNNNNNNNNNNNNNNNNNNNNNNNNNNNNNNNNNNNNNNNNNNNNNNNNNNNNNNNNNNNNNNNNNNNNNNNNNNNNNNNNNNNNNNNNNNNNNNNNNNNNNNNNNNNNNNNNNNNNNNNNNNNNNNNNNNNNNNNNNNNNNNNNNNNNNNNNNNNNNNNNNNNNNNNNNNNNNNNNNNNNNNNNNNNNNNNNNNNNNNNNNNNNNNNNNNNNNNNNNNNNNNNNNNNNNNNNNNNNNNNNNNNNNNNNNNNNNNNNNNNNNNNNNNNNNNNNNNNNNNNNNNNNNNNNNNNNNNNNNNNNNNNNNNNNNNNNNNNNNNNNNNNNNNNNNNNNNNNNNNNNNNNNNNNNNNNNNNNNNNNNNNNNNNNNNNNNNNNNNNNNNNNNNNNNNNNNNNNNNNNNNNNNNNNNNNNNNNNNNNNNNNNNNNNNNNNNNNNNNNNNNNNNNNNNNNNNNNNNNNNNNNNNNNNNNNNNNNNNNNNNNNNNNNNNNNNNNNNNNNNNNNNNNNNNNNNNNNNNNNNNNNNNNNNNNNNNNNNNNNNNNNNNNNNNNNNNNNNNNNNNNNNNNNNNNNNNNNNNNNNNNNNNNNNNNNNNNNNNNNNNNNNNNNNNNNNNNNNNNNNNNNNNNNNNNNNNNNNNNNNNNNNNNNNNNNNNNNNNNNNNNNNNNNNNNNNNNNNNNNNNNNNNNNNNNNNNNNNNNNNNNNNNNNNNNNNNNNNNNNNNNNNNNNNNNNNNNNNNNNNNNNNNNNNNNNNNNNNNNNNNNNNNNNNNNNNNNNNNNNNNNNNNNNNNNNNNNNNNNNNNNNNNNNNNNNNNNNNNNNNNNNNNNNNNNNNNNNNNNNNNNNNNNNNNNNNNNNNNNNNNNNNNNNNNNNNNNNNNNNNNNNNNNNNNNNNNNNNNNNNNNNNNNNNNNNNNNNNNNNNNNNNNNNNNNNNNNNNNNNNNNNNNNNNNNNNNNNNNNNNNNNNNNNNNNNNNNNNNNNNNNNNNNNNNNNNNNNNNNNNNNNNNNNNNNNNNNNNNNNNNNNNNNNNNNNNNNNNNNNNNNNNNNNNNNNNNNNNNNNNNNNNNNNNNNNNNNNNNNNNNNNNNNNNNNNNNNNNNNNNNNNNNNNNNNNNNNNNNNNNNNNNNNNNNNNNNNNNNNNNNNNNNNNNNNNNNNNNNNNNNNNNNNNNNNNNNNNNNNNNNNNNNNNNNNNNNNNNNNNNNNNNNNNNNNNNNNNNNNNNNNNNNNNNNNNNNNNNNNNNNNNNNNNNNNNNNNNNNNNNNNNNNNNNNNNNNNNNNNNNNNNNNNNNNNNNNNNNNNNNNNNNNNNNNNNNNNNNNNNNNNNNNNNNNNNNNNNNNNNNNNNNNNNNNNNNNNNNNNNNNNNNNNNNNNNNNNNNNNNNNNNNNNNNNNNNNNNNNNNNNNNNNNNNNNNNNNNNNNNNNNNNNNNNNNNNNNNNNNNNNNNNNNNNNNNNNNNNNNNNNNNNNNNNNNNNNNNNNNNNNNNNNNNNNNNNNNNNNNNNNNNNNNNNNNNNNNNNNNNNNNNNNNNNNNNNNNNNNNNNNNNNNNNNNNNNNNNNNNNNNNNNNNNNNNNNNNNNNNNNNNNNNNNNNNNNNNNNNNNNNNNNNNNNNNNNNNNNNNNNNNNNNNNNNNNNNNNNNNNNNNNNNNNNNNNNNNNNNNNNNNNNNNNNNNNNNNNNNNNNNNNNNNNNNNNNNNNNNNNNNNNNNNNNNNNNNNNNNNNNNNNNNNNNNNNNNNNNNNNNNNNNNNNNNNNNNNNNNNNNNNNNNNNNNNNNNNNNNNNNNNNNNNNNNNNNNNNNNNNNNNNNNNNNNNNNNNNNNNNNNNNNNNNNNNNNNNNNNNNNNNNNNNNNNNNNNNNNNNNNNNNNNNNNNNNNNNNNNNNNNNNNNNNNNNNNNNNNNNNNNNNNNNNNNNNNNNNNNNNNNNNNNNNNNNNNNNNNNNNNNNNNNNNNNNNNNNNNNNNNNNNNNNNNNNNNNNNNNNNNNNNNNNNNNNNNNNNNNNNNNNNNNNNNNNNNNNNNNNNNNNNNNNNNNNNNNNNNNNNNNNNNNNNNNNNNNNNNNNNNNNNNNNNNNNNNNNNNNNNNNNNNNNNNNNNNNNNNNNNNNNNNNNNNNNNNNNNNNNNNNNNNNNNNNNNNNNNNNNNNNNNNNNNNNNNNNNNNNNNNNNNNNNNNNNNNNNNNNNNNNNNNNNNNNNNNNNNNNNNNNNNNNNNNNNNNNNNNNNNNNNNNNNNNNNNNNNNNNNNNNNNNNNNNNNNNNNNNNNNNNNNNNNNNNNNNNNNNNNNNNNNNNNNNNNNNNNNNNNNNNNNNNNNNNNNNNNNNNNNNNNNNNNNNNNNNNNNNNNNNNNNNNNNNNNNNNNNNNNNNNNNNNNNNNNNNNNNNNNNNNNNNNNNNNNNNNNNNNNNNNNNNNNNNNNNNNNNNNNNNNNNNNNNNNNNNNNNNNNNNNNNNNNNNNNNNNNNNNNNNNNNNNNNNNNNNNNNNNNNNNNNNNNNNNNNNNNNNNNNNNNNNNNNNNNNNNNNNNNNNNNNNNNNNNNNNNNNNNNNNNNNNNNNNNNNNNNNNNNNNNNNNNNNNNNNNNNNNNNNNNNNNNNNNNNNNNNNNNNNNNNNNNNNNNNNNNNNNNNNNNNNNNNNNNNNNNNNNNNNNNNNNNNNNNNNNNNNNNNNNNNNNNNNNNNNNNNNNNNNNNNNNNNNNNNNNNNNNNNNNNNNNNNNNNNNNNNNNNNNNNNNNNNNNNNNNNNNNNNNNNNNNNNNNNNNNNNNNNNNNNNNNNNNNNNNNNNNNNNNNNNNNNNNNNNNNNNNNNNNNNNNNNNNNNNNNNNNNNNNNNNNNNNNNNNNNNNNNNNNNNNNNNNNNNNNNNNNNNNNNNNNNNNNNNNNNNNNNNNNNNNNNNNNNNNNNNNNNNNNNNNNNNNNNNNNNNNNNNNNNNNNNNNNNNNNNNNNNNNNNNNNNNNNNNNNNNNNNNNNNNNNNNNNNNNNNNNNNNNNNNNNNNNNNNNNNNNNNNNNNNNNNNNNNNNNNNNNNNNNNNNNNNNNNNNNNNNNNNNNNNNNNNNNNNNNNNNNNNNNNNNNNNNNNNNNNNNNNNNNNNNNNNNNNNNNNNNNNNNNNNNNNNNNNNNNNNNNNNNNNNNNNNNNNNNNNNNNNNNNNNNNNNNNNNNNNNNNNNNNNNNNNNNNNNNNNNNNNNNNNNNNNNNNNNNNNNNNNNNNNNNNNNNNNNNNNNNNNNNNNNNNNNNNNNNNNNNNNNNNNNNNNNNNNNNNNNNNNNNNNNNNNNNNNNNNNNNNNNNNNNNNNNNNNNNNNNNNNNNNNNNNNNNNNNNNNNNNNNNNNNNNNNNNNNNNNNNNNNNNNNNNNNNNNNNNNNNNNNNNNNNNNNNNNNNNNNNNNNNNNNNNNNNNNNNNNNNNNNNNNNNNNNNNNNNNNNNNNNNNNNNNNNNNNNNNNNNNNNNNNNNNNNNNNNNNNNNNNNNNNNNNNNNNNNNNNNNNNNNNNNNNNNNNNNNNNNNNNNNNNNNNNNNNNNNNNNNNNNNNNNNNNNNNNNNNNNNNNNNNNNNNNNNNNNNNNNNNNNNNNNNNNNNNNNNNNNNNNNNNNNNNNNNNNNNNNNNNNNNNNNNNNNNNNNNNNNNNNNNNNNNNNNNNNNNNNNNNNNNNNNNNNNNNNNNNNNNNNNNNNNNNNNNNNNNNNNNNNNNNNNTCATTGGGCTTAACGGAACCGTGACGACGCGCGAGGAGAGCTCGTATGTGCTTAGCTGGTGATGGAGGTGGGAAAGGCCGCTTGAAGA
The Camelina sativa cultivar DH55 chromosome 6, Cs, whole genome shotgun sequence genome window above contains:
- the LOC104791966 gene encoding CDPK-related kinase 7 — its product is MGLCHGKPIEEHQSKSLQISNEIEETTPRNSSSQKSKSSGFPFYSPSPLPSLFKTSPAVSSSSSVSSTPLRFFKRPFPPPSPAKHIRALLARRHGSVKPNEASIPEGSECEVGLDKKFGFSKQFASHYEIDGEVGRGHFGYTCSAKGKKGSLKGQDVAVKVIPKSKMTTAIAIEDVRREVKILRALTGHKNLIQFYDAFEDDENVYIVMELCQGGELLDKILQRGGKYSEEDAKKVMVQILSVVAYCHLQGVVHRDLKPENFLFATKDESSPLKAIDFGLSDYVRPDERLNDIVGSAYYVAPEVLHRTYGTEADMWSIGVIAYILLCGSRPFWARSESGIFRAVLKSEPNFEEAPWPSLSPDGVDFVKRLLNKDYRKRLTAAQALCHPWLVGSHELKIPSDMIIYKLVKVYIMSSSLRKSALAALAKTLTVAQLTYLQEQFNLLGPSKNGYISMQNYKTAILKSSTEATKDSRVLDFAHMISCLQYKKLDFEEFCASAISVYQLEAMETWEQHARRAYELFEKDGNRVIMIEELASELGLGPSVPVQVVLQDWIRHSDGKLSFLGFVRLLHGVSSRTLQKAA